A region of the Ranitomeya variabilis isolate aRanVar5 chromosome 5, aRanVar5.hap1, whole genome shotgun sequence genome:
CAAAGTATAAATGCCATCATCTAGCTTGACAATGATCCCAAAGGCAACAAAAATGTCTTCCTTTTAGGCCCCTTACTATACAGAttaaataaattcaatacaagtcatACATCTATTGATGAGTTTTTGAATAGAATTCTTGATTTCCTTATTTCTCAGACTGTAAATGATTGGATTAATAAATGGAGTAACTACAGTGTACATCAGTGAGAGAAGTTTACTAATAGTCAATGTTTGTCCTCCCATCGAGAAAACATAAACACTTAGTAGAGTACAGTAGAAAATGGAGACCACAGTGAGGTGGGCgctacaggtggagaaggctttctgtCTACTGATGCGAGACTGACACCGTAGGATAGTCACGATAATATTAATATAAGAGATTATTATAATTGTGGTTGGGATCACAAGTGTAGGAAAACTCAGTATATAGATCTCTAACTCCATAATATAAGTATCAGAACAGGCGAGTTCCAGTAAGGGAACAGTAtcgcaaaaaaaatggtcaatgatATTTGGTCCACAAAAAGTCAACATCGATATTGTTAAGGTTAAAATAAGAGAACAGCCAAAACTGAGTAACCATGTAGATATGGACAACCTTACACAATGGGCACTAGTCATGATAGATGTGTAATGGAGAGGATCACAAATGGCCACATATCTGTCATAAGACATCACCGTGAGAAGAAAACATTCAGATGCTTCTATAGCACCAAAAATGTAAAACTGAGTAAAGCAGTAAATAAAAGTAATGGTCGCGCCATTATTCATGAGAACATGTAGAGTGTTGGGGACAATATCTGTGGTCAACACAATGTCGCTGATGGACAATTGTGTGAGGAAGAAGTACATTGGAGTGTGGAGGTTCTTACTGGTGGACACCAGGGTGATGatcaggagattcccacatattgtCCCAGAGTAAACCACCAGGAGAAGACAAAACAGTAACACTACTGAACATTGGTTACTTTGAAATCCTACCAAGAAAAACTCGATGACTGAAGTCAGATTGTTctgcaaaaataacaaaataaaattacATACTTGTTGGCTTCTTTCCTTAACTATATTACAATAAGATACAAATACAGAGACTGAATGCAAAGTGTTTTGCTCACAAAAAAAGGAAAGACACATTCGCTTTATGGACTTCTTCAAGCATGAAACAGAAACTTCAAAATATGGCTTGAGGCAAACCATCTCTCTCACTGCTGGCTGACGTTAAAATCTCATAGAGAAGCCCCCGTATCAGGTTACTTAACTCCCATGCTGCTTTTTGATCATCTGAGGAATGAAAAAGAAATGATCATTATAATTCACCCCAAGTCTTCCCTAGAAGCAATGGACCTTCCTTTTATTTTTCTTCGGGGACAGTTTATGAAATCGGTGGCTCAAACAGCAAATCAATTACAAATTAATGTGGCTACACTTGATATCACCATAACGTAAGTTTATCACTAAAATGAGTATGAAGAAGAGACTGAGAAATAAAGGAGCCCAATAGGGTATTAACCGAGGATAAAAAAGTAGGGTGAAGTTGGTCTTACCTAGTTCGGTTATGCAATACAAAATAATATTATCTGCTTCTACAGCCTCCAGATTAAAAAAAATGGTAAAGTGCCAAAAATTAAATAGCAGTTCCTCAGCCCTGCTTATTGAAATGCAAGGGAAGATTCCAGTAAACAAGATGGGAAGGAATGCGGTTTAAATTCTGCGCTTTTTGAATTCATTCTACTTCATGGGAAACACAAAGTTTGAGGGAGTTTTTCCTGATGAAAAAGTCACATGTCTTCGAAACATGTTGATTATAAATCGCATTACAAGCTATCCTATTTCCTGGAATATTTTCTCGGATTTCTATCAGCAGCACAAAGGATCTACCTATTCGTTTTGGAAACAACAAATGTTAGGGCTcaggttcccacctctgcacagggggaatctcgggccatctctgctgtggtctcccattcttctcctgccgcagtggagcctgctcagcagagacgtcggtccaggtgtctcgctcagtctgactctgtgcaaagggttactgctgcttttcctgcttctgccattaaagccagtgttgggcagcagcgagcagacgcttctgggactaagtcctgcttttctcgttctgagcatgcccagagtaagatctctcagtggagatcgagggtcacatgttcagatactgcagctaaggccattggtcctccaggaaggtcctgaatgtgcttaggctctgtagcagcctctcattggtccctctaggaaggtcctgtacttgctgcagctatttaaggctctcatgaccgcacggccatgcgctagtattgaatcagttatgtgcatgcgccagtgtggtcacatttatatgtgttcagggacccggctgaaataagcccctagaatgccggcacctctggcgaggagattgtgtgcatggatttagagccccggctgaaataagcccctggaatactggctcctccgatgaggagattgtatgtttgtgttgccacacattgccatcagctcagcagttgctggatactcctgtgaagtcaacagggttctgcATTctttagttgccaaggtctcag
Encoded here:
- the LOC143774629 gene encoding olfactory receptor 10A7-like encodes the protein MPFGLSKAPALFQHFVNDIFSHLIGRFVVVYLDDILIYSPDLESHQDHVRQVLQVLRDNKLFAKLEKCMFAVKEIPFLGYFLSSTGFCMDPAKVRAVLERDRPEDLKALQRFLGFANFYRKFIKDFSVVAKPLTDMTNRGTDFSIWSSAASKAFETLKKRHSSGVPEEERFSSSITSVWQGVLDKLKRMGSRYKNAADQRRVEGLDLCNNLTSVIEFFLVGFQSNQCSVVLLFCLLLVVYSGTICGNLLIITLVSTSKNLHTPMYFFLTQLSISDIVLTTDIVPNTLHVLMNNGATITFIYCFTQFYIFGAIEASECFLLTVMSYDRYVAICDPLHYTSIMTSAHCVRLSISTWLLSFGCSLILTLTISMLTFCGPNIIDHFFCDTVPLLELACSDTYIMELEIYILSFPTLVIPTTIIIISYINIIVTILRCQSRISRQKAFSTCSAHLTVVSIFYCTLLSVYVFSMGGQTLTISKLLSLMYTVVTPFINPIIYSLRNKEIKNSIQKLINRCMTCIEFI